The Theobroma cacao cultivar B97-61/B2 chromosome 2, Criollo_cocoa_genome_V2, whole genome shotgun sequence genome includes the window AGTGTGGATTAAAAGCGATTAAGTGTGGATTAAAAGCGATTAGTGTcaactattaaaattatttacacCATTGTCACATTCATGGACCGTTTACAAAgtatcaaaacaataattaataGTCACTTGCTACACCGTTGATCTTAACTATTACCAACAATATGTtacaattttaaatgatgtGAAATTCACATCCCAAatgctttatttaaattttgtccGCATAAtactttaattaataaatttaaaacaaaaaggtgagatatcaaaaatatttgtcattttgcacttgaatatttatttaaatagtaGAATTCGAatcatctttttttaattataaaaaaaatttatcattataaaaaatatacacaaatgatgaaaagacataatatataaaaaaaatttaaaataagttctaattattttattatattcaattaggtttttgcattttaattttgagctaaagaagtttttataattaacgattgattaattatctttaattaaaacataatttatcattttacgTTATGTAATGTTAATATGTTATACTTTTTACTTTCAACATTAGCataatgtatatataaaataacaagtgatattttgataaataataatttattaatatttaattacaaaatatatttaatataaaataaaaaatataaaaatttaattaaatataataacaaaatttaaataatctatttttttaaaagtataatGTCATGATAAAAACTCTTCAAATTTGAACTATCTTTCACAAAATtgagaaagaagaaacaaaattaaaattcatgtgaGGATATATTTTGGAGTGTCAAGACAGTTTTTGCAATCACGTGCTGGAATTCAGAACCTGGgataacaatataatattgaggtttgtttttcttaattagtTGCTTGTCGTGACACGGCGTCAGTCTTTTGTTTCAAGGAATCGCCGTTTTAATGGTTCAAGGAATCCTTGCTTTAAAAGCAAAGTTGGAAAGGACAGAAAGACGCCTGTATTTAACTTTAAAGGACGTTTTCTTTTATGGTCGCTGAATAATTGGCTTCCAAAGCTTCGATCCTATTTCAACTAAGATAAAGGAGAGATAAGACTTTGGGTTCCAATGACTTGGTAACTAAGTAGATCAGTATAATCcaataaatttgaaatgatGCAAGCTGTCAAAATAAAGCGACAGGTAAAAGGAAATCTTTACTAATAGCGTATAGAAATTACTATTTTTGgctaaatttcaatattgAAATGATCTGCAGCATTTCCAAATATAGAGttaagagaatatatatatattaattaattatgaatattaatttttacatGACAAgttattagagatgaaatctcaaCAGTAAAGACGTACTGTCTTACActatttaatccaaatttttaaagggagttttagaaagaaaagaaatgggagaTAAACTCAATGGTGGTTCCAAAAGTCAAGACGTAACCCAAGAAGCTGGTCACTTATATTAGACCAAAAAATAACAGGTAAATATTTGTAGCGTACATAAGGGACAAGGTAGTCTCCGATTCCAAACATCCCAAAACTTTGAACAAAAAGtcattcaatttcatcaaaatcaaacCACTCCCACTTCGAAATAAatccttatattttttttctctctcatcaCAAAATCTTGATTCCCTCTGTCTCTCTCCCTCTTCGTTTCGCGCTCTTGATGGAAGTCGCAATCTTCCATCACGAGCACAGAATTTACCCTTTCAAAACCCTAGTCTCATCCTGAACAGCAAAACCggagcaaaagaaaaagagaccTTCCTCGCCTTCTCCAATTCGCTGCGAGTTTGGATTGGAACGGCGGCGAATTTTACAAAGGACAAGATGTTTGGCGCGTGGAATAATATAGCGAAATCGGCTGAGGCGGTGTTTTCTCGGTGGGCGGTGAAGAGGGTGTTTAAATTCTTGTTGAAAAAGAAGCTTGGGCAATTTATTTTAGGGGATATTGATTTGGACCACCTTGATGTTCAGCTCACTGAAGGCACCATCCAGCTCTCTGATCTCGCCCTTAACGTCGATTATCTTAACCAGAAGGTACGCCGCTTTTTGCTGtgcctttattttttttttttcgggttcaattttaaatttacgtTTCCATGAAGCTGTAGAAGAAGTGTGATTAATTATGATTAAGTCTTCAAATTCTGTGAACTTTTTAtttgaagggaaaaaaaagaagaagaagaatatatACAATTGTCTTAtgttaattaagtaaattcAATGTTTGTTTGCTTTGAACTTTCCTAAGAGCATGTACTTCGTTAGAATTCAAACTAGTGTTTATATGAGTATAGGATACAGGCATCACATCTATCTGTGGAGCGGAAAAAATCCAAAATGTAGATCAGTGGAACCAAGTACTCATGTACTTCTTTTAGATAAGAGTAGCAATGTTGTTAGAGTAGAGTTCAAGTTGTATTTTATTGCCACACGAGACTCTAGGTTGTGGCTCTAGGTTTCTGGTACGCCTTTTTGTAACCAGGGTTCTGGTAAGGATATTAGCAGAATGTTGAGGGCAATTAAGGGCaatactttatttttcttaaaaaatttagattattcAATCTGTTTTCTCATGGTTATATTGCTCCTTTTGTGTGTGATTTTCCAGTTTGGTCCAGCAGCATCTTTGGTTATAAAAGAGGGGTCCTTAGGCTCTTTATTAGTTAAAATGCCTTGGAAAGGTAAAGGATGTCAAGTCGAGGTTGATGAACTTGAGCTATTGCTTGCTCCTTGTTCGAAGAATCATTTTTCAACTGCAGATGAAAATTGTAGTTCTAGTGATGATGGTAACCACTATATGCACAACGGCTTGgggaaattttcaaatgaCATGGCAGGAAGTGCTGGGAAGTCTGAGGATGTCCATGAAGGTGTAAAGACTATTGCAAAGATGGTAAAATGGTTTCTTACCAGTTTTAATGTAAAGATTAAAAAGTTAATTGTTGCATTTGATCCATCAATAGAGAAGGATGAAAAAGTGGGCTGCCACAGGGCTTTGGTGCTCCGGATATCAGAAACAGAATGCGGGACTTGTGTTTCAGAGGATGCTGGTTTAGCTTATGAAGCTAGAGCACAGAGTTTTCTTGGAATTAGTCAACTTATGAACTTTGTTAAATTCCAAGGAGCTGTACTTGAGATCCTTCATATGGAGGATGTTGACAATCAATCTTGCTCTCCACGCACGTCAGGAATGACTTTTTCTGGATTGTTTTCAGATTGCTTGCCTTCAAATGCTACTACTCCAATCATGTCAGGGAAAAGAGGTGGATTTTCAGGGAATTTGATGCTAAGCATTCCTTGGAAGAATGGTTCCTTGGACATTCGCAAAGTGGATGTGGATGTTTCTATTGATCCTATAGAATTAAGATTTCAACCTAGCACAATTAAATGGTTCTTACTTTCATGGGAAACTTACAAAAGTTTTGACAAAGTTGGGAGGAATATTATGCACTATGAGACAGCGGACTCTATATACTTAAATTCCAATTCTCAATTCCAATCATCTGTACCTGCTGTGACTATAATCGATAATGTGATAGCAAATCAGGGTAGTTTTTCTGCAGATTGTACTTCCTTGCATGTGCAAGAACCTGTAGCTGAAGCTGTGCTACCTGGTTCACATCTTATACCTAATTGGGTACCAATTTCTGTTGGCAAAAGCCAGAGAGACTGTATTGGAGAAGAAGTTGATTTTGGGGCAAGGTTGGTATCACTTTATGGACAACTGAATTTTCTGTACAGTTCTTGTGAAAGGGATTAGGAACTTGCATCAGAAATTCTAGGattctatttttcctttatatCATATCAAcaagtggtaaaattatataaaatgcCATGAAAAAAATGCAGTCCTAACATGCATGTAGTATTTACAATTCTTGTTCTACTTGTTATCTCTGTTTAttcattcctttttttttcctttggagTCTTATGAATTTCTAATTAGTATCTAAGCCTTAGTTCTTGACAAAAGCATTTCTAGAAATTTATAAACAAGAATGAAAAAAGTAACTTCCTTTAATGCTTCTACCTTTCAAGATCTTGTATCATAAATCTTTATTATGTATTTCTTCTTATATGTTGGCTTTCTGGCCTCTGTATAGTGTGGACCAATTTTTTGAGTGTTTGGATGGAATGAGAAGTTCACAATCAGCTTTGGGAAGCAGTGGAATGTGGAACTGGACATGTTCTGTTTTCAGTGCGATAACTGCTGCATCTAGCCTTGCATCTGGATCTTTGCATGTTCCTTCTGGTATGTGCTATGTTTTCAACTTTTGTTGTTCCTGATGGAAATTTGGTTCTTTTAGAATGAGTTGAAAGGATTTAACTCTTTAAGTAATAATTTGttgtagaaaaagaaaaagccaaaaaaaaaaaagccggCATTGTGTGCATCCATTTTTAATCAACAATGCCTGTTGATGTTTGTAAGCAAGACCGTTGATTAACATCTAGGAGATATAAGTGCACTTTGAGCATGGTTGATTTTAATGCTGCTGCTCATATATGGTCATAATTAGATCTTAAGGCTACAATCTGATCCATGTAGTTGACACCTGATGAAATTGTTATCATTGTTGTTATCTTACACGTCCTCATGTACAATTATTTCCAGTCTTTGGCAGATGTGATTTTGTTTAACATTTATTTTCCCTTGTTCCTAAACAGAACAGCAGCATGTTCTAACTAATCTTAAAGCAGCCATTGCTGGAGTTTCTATTGTGTTGTCCTTTCATGATGAAGTTTGGGATCGTTTGTCTAATCTAAATGGTGATCAAATCAATATCAGTTCCAATATTCATTATTTGGGCATGGAATGCAGGGATGTCTCTCTTGTTGTGCAGGTAATATTTTACTTGGAGGATCCCCTTTTCCCTTCCCCTTCTATTATTGAAACATATTTGTTATGTTTGTTCTTCACAATATATCTACACTAACTTGAAACATGCATAAGGTAAACAGGTTTGTCCTCAAGAAATGAGGTTTGAAGGAGTAGTGAAGCATGTTGAAGCTGCTGATTATTTGTGCTGTAAGAAGGATGGGGGGCATTGTGGCAATAACATTGACAGTCGAACTTGTTCAATCAGAAATCTGCAAGCTGAAGTTCAGCGTGCTCTCCCTCTGTTTTCCTCATCTGCTGGAGATCGATCATCTGATGAATTTGATGGGTTTGTTTCTGCTGATTTTCCATTCATAGGCAAGGGTGATCTGGTCAAAATTATGTTGTTTACAACTTCTGGTGCCACTCATTACCAATGTACTGTGAGTTCTAGTTCATCGGATAGTAGTTTTTCAGGGCCAACATCGTTCTCCTTGAAACTTCCACCTCTTATCTTTTGGTTTAACTTCAGCTTGATAAAGACTTTGTCAGATCTCTTGAAGGAAGTTGGAAAATCTGGTGAAATGGGTAGTAATAGTGAGAAGCTCTCATCTGATCATTGCCATGAGAAGTGTGAATCATCTCATCGGCATGTGAAAAGAGGTTCTGGCCCTAGCATTACAACCTTGTCTTCAGCAGAAACTTTGCGAGGTAACATATCAATCCCCAATGCAAGAGTAATTCTGTGTTTCCCTTTTAAAAGTGGTAAAGATGATGGAGGATACTCTTCATGGAATCAATTTATTATTCTTGATATTTCTTCACCATCAACATTGAAGGATGGAATGCAAGATGATAGTCCACATTTTGATGGAAGTTTGCAAAAGCGGTTTACTTCATCTACCACATGTTCTTTGCACTTGAATATTGGTAATCTTTGCTTTTATTTGGTTACATCTACTCTTAAAAACGGTATTGGAATTGACCATGGTGGTATGCAGAATCATAAATTTTCTGCTCAAAAGATTTTGTCTGTCAGCAATAGGACTGGGTGTTTTTCTGTCATTAGTCTGTATTGGCAGAAAGGTGATGTGACTGGCCCTTGGATAGCTGAGAGAGCCAAGTTCTTAGCAACTCTAGAAGAAAACAGGAGCGGAAATAAATGCATGGGGAAAGGTTATGAGTTTGCAACTGTTACTACTACTGTGAAAGATCTGGATGATATAAGTTCTCAAATCCGACAGGAGATAATTTTCAGCTCTGCATTTTTTATTCACATTCATCTGTTTCCTGTTATAGTTGATCTAGACAGTTCTCAATATAGTGGCGTATATAACCTTTTAAACCAGATGATTACTGGATTATCATGTTTCTTCCATGATGCAACCTGTAGCAAAGAAGAGCATTCCATGTCGCAAACTTCAGTTCTACTGGAATGTGATTCtatagaaattttgatcagACCAGATGCTATTGAAAATGCAAAAGGTCTAATGCAGAGTGAGCTTCCAGGATCATGGGGTTGTCTGAAACtgaaaattcagaaagctgATTTGCTGTCTGTCTCAAATATTGGGGGTATTACGTGTTCCAGTTTCCTATGGTTAACCCACAGTGAAGGTACATTATGGGGTTCAGTCTCTGGGGTTCAAGATCAGGAGTTTCTTTTAATCTCATGTAGCAACTCAACAATGAAACGCGGTGATGGAGGAGGTTCCAATGCTTTATCATCTAGGTTGGCTGGTTCAGATATTGTACACTTCTGGGAGCCAGAGAGGTGCCAAGATTTTACATCTATAACTGTGAGATGCAGCACAATTGTTGCGGTGGGTGGTCGTTTGGATTGGATGGACGTGATATCCTCCTTTTTTAGTTTGCCCTCGATGGACTCTGAACAATCGGTTGATAATGGTTTACAGAAAAGAGACTTGGACACACCCTTTCGCAGAGtttcttttgttcttaaatTGGTTGATGTTGCCTTGAGTTATGAGCCGCACTTAAAGAATTTGGCTTTTCATAATGGAGTTCTTGCTTCAGAGTCTGCTTCTTTAAATGCCAGAGAAGACTTGTCCGAACCCTATGTAGCTTGCCTCTTAGCTGCATCTTCCTTCAGTCTTTCGAATTCAGTCCTGGCAGATTCCATGTGTAGTGAATATAATATTAGAGTACAAGATCTGGGTCTTCTTCTTCGTGCAGTCTCAGAGTGTGACAAACTTGGGGGTACTTACAGTGTTGATCAACTTAATCAGTGTGGTTATGTTAAAGTTGCTCGGGAGGCACTTATTGAAGCTGTTGTGAAAACTAACTGTAACAATGGCCTTCTCTGGGAGGTAGGATGTTCTAAATCTCAAATTTATGTGGAAACCTGCCACGATACCACATCTGGTTTGATTCGCTTGGCTGCTCAACTCCAACAGTTATTTGCGCCTGATCTGGAGGAATCAATTGTCCACTTACAAACACGGTGGAATAATTTTCAGCAGGCACAACAGAGGAATGATGAGAAAAGTAGTGTCTTAAGTTGTGACTCTGGCCCAtcaacttctcaaattcatacTTCTGATGTAGATATAGAGAGTAAATGTGGGGTGATTGGCTTGATGGATGAGATATGTGAAGATGCATTTTACTTGGATGGAAATAAGACCTTCCAGTTTAATTCTTCTGAGTCTCAATTTCACCTTCCCCTTGAGGAAAGTGTTGCTGAAGAGGCTTGTAgcttaagttttgaaaatgcTGAGATGTTTTCTCATGATCTACTTGCAAATGTGGTAGGTCTTGAAAGTAGTCAAACTTCCATTTTACCAAAAGGTTGTACCCCAGAATTCATAGAAAATTACTGCTTATCTGACTTACGCCCCCTTACAGAGTTATCTACCAGAATAAAATCATCAAATGAGGTCCTTAAATACAAATCCATACTTGTGGGGGAGGGAGATCTTGAAAGGGAGAATTATGGGTGGTATAACGATGCTTGTTTAAGAATTGTAGAAAACCACATTTCAGAACCAAGTGAGCAAGCTGGTTTGAAACAAATTGTGGAAGGCAAACTTTCATATGGTGACTATAGTTTACCTGATGATAAGGTCAATGTCATAGGACGTGTACTCCTTAAGAACATTAGTGTTAGATGGAGAGTGTATGCTGGCTCTGACTGGTGTGAAACTAGCAAAGATAATAAGCAGTCCAAAAGTATACATGGAAGGGATACAACTGTATGTCTAGAGCTTGCAGTATCTGGGATCAGATTTCAATATGACGTTTTTCCAGCAGGTGGAATATCTGTGTCCAAGCTTTCTCTTTCAGTCCATGAT containing:
- the LOC18607920 gene encoding autophagy-related protein 2, with product MFGAWNNIAKSAEAVFSRWAVKRVFKFLLKKKLGQFILGDIDLDHLDVQLTEGTIQLSDLALNVDYLNQKFGPAASLVIKEGSLGSLLVKMPWKGKGCQVEVDELELLLAPCSKNHFSTADENCSSSDDGNHYMHNGLGKFSNDMAGSAGKSEDVHEGVKTIAKMVKWFLTSFNVKIKKLIVAFDPSIEKDEKVGCHRALVLRISETECGTCVSEDAGLAYEARAQSFLGISQLMNFVKFQGAVLEILHMEDVDNQSCSPRTSGMTFSGLFSDCLPSNATTPIMSGKRGGFSGNLMLSIPWKNGSLDIRKVDVDVSIDPIELRFQPSTIKWFLLSWETYKSFDKVGRNIMHYETADSIYLNSNSQFQSSVPAVTIIDNVIANQGSFSADCTSLHVQEPVAEAVLPGSHLIPNWVPISVGKSQRDCIGEEVDFGASVDQFFECLDGMRSSQSALGSSGMWNWTCSVFSAITAASSLASGSLHVPSEQQHVLTNLKAAIAGVSIVLSFHDEVWDRLSNLNGDQINISSNIHYLGMECRDVSLVVQVCPQEMRFEGVVKHVEAADYLCCKKDGGHCGNNIDSRTCSIRNLQAEVQRALPLFSSSAGDRSSDEFDGFVSADFPFIGKGDLVKIMLFTTSGATHYQCTVSSSSSDSSFSGPTSFSLKLPPLIFWFNFSLIKTLSDLLKEVGKSGEMGSNSEKLSSDHCHEKCESSHRHVKRGSGPSITTLSSAETLRGNISIPNARVILCFPFKSGKDDGGYSSWNQFIILDISSPSTLKDGMQDDSPHFDGSLQKRFTSSTTCSLHLNIGNLCFYLVTSTLKNGIGIDHGGMQNHKFSAQKILSVSNRTGCFSVISLYWQKGDVTGPWIAERAKFLATLEENRSGNKCMGKGYEFATVTTTVKDLDDISSQIRQEIIFSSAFFIHIHLFPVIVDLDSSQYSGVYNLLNQMITGLSCFFHDATCSKEEHSMSQTSVLLECDSIEILIRPDAIENAKGLMQSELPGSWGCLKLKIQKADLLSVSNIGGITCSSFLWLTHSEGTLWGSVSGVQDQEFLLISCSNSTMKRGDGGGSNALSSRLAGSDIVHFWEPERCQDFTSITVRCSTIVAVGGRLDWMDVISSFFSLPSMDSEQSVDNGLQKRDLDTPFRRVSFVLKLVDVALSYEPHLKNLAFHNGVLASESASLNAREDLSEPYVACLLAASSFSLSNSVLADSMCSEYNIRVQDLGLLLRAVSECDKLGGTYSVDQLNQCGYVKVAREALIEAVVKTNCNNGLLWEVGCSKSQIYVETCHDTTSGLIRLAAQLQQLFAPDLEESIVHLQTRWNNFQQAQQRNDEKSSVLSCDSGPSTSQIHTSDVDIESKCGVIGLMDEICEDAFYLDGNKTFQFNSSESQFHLPLEESVAEEACSLSFENAEMFSHDLLANVVGLESSQTSILPKGCTPEFIENYCLSDLRPLTELSTRIKSSNEVLKYKSILVGEGDLERENYGWYNDACLRIVENHISEPSEQAGLKQIVEGKLSYGDYSLPDDKVNVIGRVLLKNISVRWRVYAGSDWCETSKDNKQSKSIHGRDTTVCLELAVSGIRFQYDVFPAGGISVSKLSLSVHDFHLYDESTNAPWKLVLGYYDSKGHPRESSSKAFKLDLEAVRPDPFTPLEEYRLRIAFLPMLLHLHQSQLDFLISFFGERSSSIDQSTGCPQDPDLLVRKSDNLAGRGIANEALLPYFQKFDIWPFLVRVDYTPHHVDLAALKGGKYVELVNIVPWKGVELELKHVHAVGLYGWGSVCETIMGEWLEDISQNQIHKVLHGLPTIRSLVAVGAGAAKLVSLPLENYRKDQRVLKGMQRGTIAFLRSISIEAVGLGVHLAAGTRDFLLQAEYMFTSTSPPVSWPSQGKTKTNVRHNQPQDAQQGIQQAYESISDGLEKSASALVQTPLKKYQRGASASSALATAVRAVPAAAIAPASACASAVHCALLGLRNSLDPERKKESMEKYFGPTLPQDQN